A region of Oxyura jamaicensis isolate SHBP4307 breed ruddy duck chromosome 9, BPBGC_Ojam_1.0, whole genome shotgun sequence DNA encodes the following proteins:
- the AP1S3 gene encoding AP-1 complex subunit sigma-3 — translation MIHFILLFSRQGKLRLQKWYTTLPDKEKKKIVREIVQIILARHQKTSSFVDWKDLKLVYKRYASLYFCCAIEDQDNELLTLEVVHRYVELLDRYFGNVCELDIIFNFEKAYFILDEFIIGGEVQDTSKRSAVKAIEDSDMLQETVEEYMNKPAF, via the exons ATG aTACACTTCATACTGCTGTTCAGTCGACAGGGGAAATTAAGGCTTCAGAAATGGTATACGACACTACCtgacaaagagaagaaaaagatcgTTCGAGAAATTGTTCAGATTATTTTGGCTCGCCATCAAAAAACAAGTAGTTTTGTTGACTGGAAAGACCTCAAGCTTGTTTACAAAAG GTATGCtagtttgtatttctgttgtgCAATAGAAGACCAGGATAATGAGCTCCTGACACTAGAGGTCGTTCATCGATACGTAGAGCTTCTGGACAGATACTTTGGAAAC gtGTGTGAGCTGGATATTatctttaattttgaaaaagcttattttattcttgaTGAGTTTATAATTGGTGGAGAAGTACAAGATACTTCAAAGAGGTCTGCAGTGAAAGCCATAGAAGACTCTGACATGTTGCAGGAG